One Mycobacterium sp. SMC-4 DNA window includes the following coding sequences:
- a CDS encoding MBL fold metallo-hydrolase yields MQLTHFGHSCLLASFAAESGADTTMLFDPGTFSHGFEGITGLTAILITHQHPDHADPQRLPALLEANPQAALYADPQTAAQLGGAWQAVHVGDELSIGHLKVRGAGGRHAVIHPELPVIDNISYLVGDEDHPAKLMHPGDALFVPGEPVDVLATPAAAPWMKVSEAVDYLRAVGPAHAVPIHQGIIAEAARPIFYGRLTEMTDTDFRVLEPEAATGF; encoded by the coding sequence ATGCAGCTCACTCACTTCGGCCATTCCTGCCTGCTGGCGAGCTTCGCCGCCGAATCCGGTGCCGACACCACGATGCTGTTCGATCCCGGCACCTTCAGCCACGGCTTCGAGGGCATCACCGGGTTGACCGCCATCCTGATCACCCATCAGCATCCCGATCATGCCGATCCGCAGCGGCTGCCCGCGCTGCTGGAGGCCAATCCACAGGCCGCGTTGTACGCCGACCCACAAACCGCGGCGCAGCTCGGTGGCGCGTGGCAGGCGGTCCATGTCGGCGACGAACTGTCCATCGGTCATCTGAAGGTGCGCGGGGCGGGCGGTCGGCACGCCGTGATCCACCCTGAACTGCCGGTGATCGACAACATCTCCTACCTCGTCGGTGACGAGGATCATCCGGCCAAGTTGATGCATCCCGGGGATGCGCTGTTCGTGCCCGGTGAGCCGGTCGACGTGCTGGCCACTCCGGCGGCGGCGCCGTGGATGAAGGTGTCCGAGGCCGTGGACTATCTGCGGGCGGTGGGCCCGGCCCATGCGGTGCCGATCCACCAGGGCATCATCGCCGAGGCCGCGAGGCCGATCTTCTACGGCCGGCTCACCGAGATGACCGACACCGACTTCCGGGTGCTGGAGCCCGAGGCTGCGACCGGTTTCTGA
- a CDS encoding FAD-binding dehydrogenase: MADADVIVVGAGLAGLVAACELADRGRSVLIVDQENAANIGGQAYWSFGGLFFVDSPEQRRLGIRDSHELALQDWLGTAGFDRTEDHWPRQWAHAYVDFAAGEKRRWLRDRGLQTFALVGWAERGGYDARGHGNSVPRFHITWGTGPALVDIFARRLNGRAGVRFAHRHRVDELVIENGGVVGVRGAVLQPSTVARGVASSREVVGDFELRAQSVIVASGGIGGNHDLVRKNWPARMGRVPEQLLSGVPAHVDGRMMGIAEAAGAHVINSDRMWHYTEGITNYDPIWPHHGIRILPGPSSLWLDATGKRLPAPLYPGFDTLGTLEYIAQTGHDYTWFVLNARIIAKEFGLSGQEQNPDLTGRSLRGVLDRARNGPAPVHAFVDKGVDFVTADNLADLVSAMNAVPGTEPVAYDVVEAEVTARDREVVNRFTKDSQITAVRAARHYLPDRISRVVAPHRLTDPKAGPLIAVKLHILTRKSLGGLETDLDSRALRADGSALPGLYAAGEAAGFGGGGLHGYRSLEGTFLGGCVFSGRAAGRAAARDVG; this comes from the coding sequence ATGGCGGATGCTGATGTCATCGTGGTCGGTGCTGGTTTGGCGGGGCTGGTTGCGGCGTGCGAGCTAGCCGACCGGGGCCGCAGCGTCCTGATCGTCGACCAGGAGAATGCCGCCAATATCGGCGGTCAGGCCTACTGGTCGTTCGGTGGCCTGTTCTTCGTCGACAGCCCCGAACAGCGCCGGCTCGGCATCCGTGACAGTCACGAGCTGGCCTTGCAGGACTGGCTGGGCACCGCCGGTTTCGATCGCACCGAAGATCATTGGCCCCGCCAGTGGGCCCACGCCTATGTGGATTTCGCGGCGGGGGAGAAGCGGCGCTGGTTGCGTGACCGCGGCTTGCAGACGTTCGCCCTGGTGGGTTGGGCCGAGCGCGGCGGCTACGACGCCCGGGGGCACGGCAACTCGGTGCCGCGCTTCCACATCACCTGGGGGACCGGCCCGGCGCTGGTCGACATCTTCGCGCGCAGACTGAACGGCCGCGCAGGCGTCCGGTTCGCCCACCGGCATCGCGTCGACGAGCTGGTCATCGAGAACGGCGGCGTCGTCGGGGTACGCGGCGCCGTGCTGCAGCCCAGCACTGTGGCGCGCGGCGTCGCGTCCTCGCGGGAGGTGGTCGGTGACTTCGAGCTTCGGGCGCAGTCGGTGATCGTTGCCAGCGGCGGCATCGGCGGCAACCACGATCTGGTCCGGAAAAACTGGCCGGCGCGGATGGGACGAGTTCCCGAACAGCTGCTCAGCGGCGTCCCCGCGCACGTCGACGGCCGGATGATGGGCATCGCCGAGGCTGCCGGCGCCCACGTCATCAACAGCGACCGGATGTGGCACTACACCGAAGGCATCACCAACTACGACCCCATCTGGCCGCACCACGGTATCCGCATCCTGCCCGGGCCGTCGTCGCTGTGGCTCGACGCCACCGGCAAACGGCTGCCTGCGCCGCTGTATCCGGGCTTCGACACCCTGGGCACACTGGAGTACATCGCCCAGACCGGGCACGACTACACCTGGTTCGTCCTCAACGCCCGCATCATCGCCAAGGAGTTCGGCCTGTCCGGGCAGGAGCAGAACCCCGACCTGACCGGCCGAAGTCTGCGCGGGGTGCTCGATCGTGCCCGCAACGGCCCCGCGCCCGTGCACGCCTTCGTCGACAAGGGCGTGGACTTCGTCACCGCCGACAACCTGGCCGACCTGGTGAGCGCGATGAACGCCGTCCCCGGCACCGAGCCGGTGGCCTATGACGTCGTCGAGGCCGAGGTGACTGCCCGTGATCGCGAGGTGGTCAACAGGTTCACCAAGGACAGTCAGATCACCGCTGTCCGCGCCGCCCGCCACTATCTGCCCGATCGGATCAGCCGGGTGGTCGCCCCGCACCGGCTGACCGATCCCAAAGCCGGCCCGTTGATCGCGGTCAAGTTGCACATCCTGACCCGAAAGTCGTTGGGTGGATTGGAGACCGACCTCGACTCCCGTGCGTTACGGGCCGATGGTTCGGCATTGCCCGGTCTGTACGCCGCCGGGGAGGCCGCCGGGTTCGGCGGGGGAGGGCTGCACGGCTACCGCTCGCTGGAGGGCACGTTCCTGGGTGGCTGCGTGTTCTCCGGACGGGCCGCAGGTCGAGCAGCGGCCCGCGACGTGGGCTGA
- a CDS encoding DUF2334 domain-containing protein, whose product MAGQLIVSISGINDRTLDDVTEFRNLLADRGVPASLLVAPRLKNGYRLDSDSRTVEWLTNRRSHGDAIVLHGFDDAGKSPAHEAGLRLTAADRILDHLGLRTRLFAAPKWTTSEGTFTALRRNGFRLAAGLHEIVDLVRGEAVRARVLGIGEGFLAEPWWCRTVVLSAERTARRHGVVRVAVAARHLRRPGPRLAMIDAVDLALMHYCVPTVYQWQPRPALTDAA is encoded by the coding sequence GTGGCAGGACAACTGATCGTCTCGATCTCCGGCATCAACGACCGCACCCTCGACGACGTCACCGAGTTCCGCAACCTGCTGGCTGACCGTGGCGTTCCGGCGTCGCTGCTGGTTGCACCCCGCCTCAAGAACGGCTACCGGCTCGACAGCGACTCGCGCACGGTCGAGTGGTTGACCAACCGTCGAAGCCACGGCGATGCGATCGTGCTGCACGGGTTCGACGACGCCGGGAAATCGCCTGCCCACGAGGCCGGTTTGCGGCTGACCGCCGCCGACCGCATCCTCGACCACCTCGGACTGCGTACCAGGCTGTTCGCCGCACCGAAGTGGACGACCTCCGAAGGTACCTTTACCGCGCTGCGCCGCAATGGTTTCCGGTTGGCGGCCGGTCTGCACGAGATCGTCGACCTGGTCCGCGGTGAGGCCGTCCGGGCCCGGGTGCTCGGCATCGGCGAGGGATTTCTGGCAGAGCCATGGTGGTGTCGAACGGTGGTGCTCTCCGCCGAGCGCACCGCGCGGCGCCACGGTGTCGTGCGGGTTGCGGTGGCTGCGCGGCACCTGCGGCGCCCGGGTCCCCGCCTGGCCATGATCGACGCGGTCGACCTGGCGCTGATGCACTACTGTGTGCCGACCGTCTACCAGTGGCAGCCCCGACCTGCGCTGACTGACGCCGCGTAG
- a CDS encoding TetR/AcrR family transcriptional regulator produces the protein MARSTYHHGDLRAVILARAATLVAERGADGVSLRELARAAGVSHAAPAHHFTDRRGLFTALAAQGWRMLASALAGARPEFIDAALAYTRFATENPGHYAVMFDRSLVDTEDPELLAARAAAGHELAAGVATLDDPRAATDPQAAGLAAWSLVHGFAMLYLNGVIGTDADPVATAQRVARMLFTEPGAG, from the coding sequence ATGGCCAGGAGCACCTACCACCACGGCGACCTCAGGGCGGTGATCCTCGCCCGCGCAGCAACGTTGGTCGCCGAGCGGGGTGCCGACGGTGTCTCGCTACGCGAATTGGCGCGCGCGGCAGGGGTTTCGCATGCCGCCCCGGCACACCATTTCACCGATCGTCGCGGGCTGTTCACCGCACTGGCCGCGCAGGGCTGGCGGATGCTGGCTTCGGCGCTGGCCGGTGCGCGACCCGAGTTCATCGACGCCGCACTGGCATACACCCGCTTCGCCACCGAGAACCCAGGGCACTATGCGGTGATGTTCGACCGCTCCCTGGTCGACACCGAGGACCCCGAATTGCTGGCGGCCCGCGCTGCCGCGGGCCACGAGCTGGCCGCCGGCGTCGCGACATTGGACGACCCACGAGCCGCAACCGATCCCCAGGCTGCCGGACTGGCGGCCTGGTCGCTGGTCCACGGGTTCGCCATGCTCTATCTCAACGGCGTCATCGGTACCGACGCTGATCCGGTGGCCACCGCGCAGCGAGTGGCCCGAATGCTGTTCACCGAACCAGGCGCCGGGTAG
- a CDS encoding M18 family aminopeptidase — MSATAQQLCEFIDASPSPFHAVATAAERLRGVGFSELSESDPWPGSGDFFVVRAGSLIAWRGGHDAAAPFRIVGAHTDSPNLRVKQHPDRYVSGWQVVALQPYGGVWLNSWLDRDLGISGRLSVRRGAAIEHVLVRVDDPILRVPQLAIHLAEDRKAVELNPQRHLNAVWGVGSSGRSFLSYVAAQADVDVDAVLGFDLMTHDINPSRLAGVDHELVSAPRLDNQATCYAGLEAFLATGSKADVVPVLVLFDHEEVGSQSDHGAQSDLLRTVLERITLAAGGGREDFLRRLAASMVASGDMAHATHPNYPERHEPGHLIEVNGGPVLKVQPNLRYATDGRTAAAFALACEQAGVNLQRYEHRADLPCGSTIGPMTAANTGIPTVDVGAAQLAMHSAREVMGAADVADYSAALAAFLSPV; from the coding sequence ATGTCAGCCACCGCGCAGCAACTCTGTGAGTTCATCGACGCATCGCCGTCGCCGTTCCACGCCGTCGCCACCGCCGCCGAGCGGCTACGTGGCGTGGGTTTCTCCGAGCTTTCGGAAAGCGATCCGTGGCCGGGTTCGGGTGATTTTTTCGTCGTGCGGGCCGGTTCGCTGATTGCCTGGCGTGGCGGTCACGACGCCGCAGCACCGTTCCGGATCGTCGGTGCCCACACTGACAGCCCCAACTTGCGGGTCAAGCAGCACCCGGACCGGTATGTGTCGGGTTGGCAGGTGGTGGCGTTGCAGCCCTACGGGGGCGTGTGGCTGAACTCCTGGCTGGACCGCGACCTGGGCATCAGCGGACGGTTGTCGGTGCGACGCGGCGCCGCGATCGAGCACGTCTTGGTGCGCGTCGACGACCCGATTCTGCGGGTGCCCCAGCTGGCCATCCACCTCGCCGAGGACCGCAAGGCTGTCGAGCTCAACCCGCAGCGCCACCTCAACGCGGTCTGGGGCGTCGGCAGCAGCGGTCGGTCCTTCCTGAGCTACGTCGCCGCTCAGGCCGATGTCGATGTCGATGCGGTGCTCGGGTTCGACCTGATGACCCACGACATCAACCCGTCGAGACTTGCCGGAGTCGACCACGAGCTGGTCAGCGCGCCGCGGCTGGACAACCAGGCCACCTGCTACGCGGGCTTGGAGGCCTTCCTGGCCACCGGCTCGAAGGCCGATGTGGTGCCGGTGCTGGTGCTGTTCGACCACGAAGAGGTCGGATCGCAGTCCGACCACGGCGCGCAGTCCGACCTGCTGCGCACGGTGCTCGAACGCATCACGCTGGCTGCCGGGGGTGGGCGCGAGGACTTCCTGCGTCGGCTGGCCGCCTCGATGGTGGCCTCCGGGGATATGGCCCATGCCACCCACCCGAACTACCCGGAACGCCACGAGCCCGGCCATCTCATCGAGGTCAACGGCGGGCCGGTGCTCAAAGTGCAGCCCAACCTGCGCTACGCCACCGACGGACGCACCGCAGCGGCCTTCGCGCTGGCCTGCGAGCAGGCCGGGGTGAACCTGCAACGCTATGAGCATCGTGCCGACCTGCCCTGCGGGTCCACCATCGGGCCGATGACCGCGGCCAACACCGGGATCCCCACCGTCGACGTGGGCGCTGCACAGCTGGCCATGCATTCCGCCCGCGAGGTGATGGGTGCGGCCGATGTCGCCGACTATTCGGCAGCACTTGCGGCCTTCTTGTCACCGGTCTGA
- a CDS encoding glutathione peroxidase, whose translation MTDTALNDIPLTTLDGRATTLAELADGAALVVNVASKCGLTPQYSALEQLAKDYGGRGLTVIGVPCNQFMGQEPGTAEEIQTFCSTTYGVTFPLLAKTDVNGAQRHPLYAQLAEVPDDDGQAGDVQWNFEKFLIAPDGSVVKRFRPRTEPDAPEVISAIESVLPR comes from the coding sequence ATGACCGACACTGCGCTGAACGACATCCCGCTGACCACCCTCGACGGCAGGGCGACCACGCTGGCCGAGCTGGCCGACGGTGCCGCGCTGGTGGTCAACGTGGCCTCCAAGTGCGGACTCACGCCGCAGTACAGCGCCCTCGAGCAGCTCGCCAAGGACTACGGCGGCCGCGGTCTGACCGTGATCGGAGTGCCGTGCAATCAGTTCATGGGGCAGGAGCCCGGCACCGCCGAGGAGATCCAGACCTTCTGTTCGACCACCTACGGGGTGACGTTCCCGCTGCTGGCCAAGACCGACGTCAATGGCGCGCAGCGGCATCCGCTCTACGCCCAGCTCGCCGAGGTCCCCGACGACGACGGCCAGGCCGGCGATGTGCAGTGGAACTTCGAGAAATTCCTCATCGCCCCTGACGGCAGCGTGGTCAAGCGGTTCCGTCCGCGCACCGAACCGGACGCCCCCGAGGTCATCTCGGCCATCGAGTCCGTGCTGCCGCGCTAG
- a CDS encoding VOC family protein, whose protein sequence is MSLGIEMITFDCVDPDGLAAWWAQAAGGSVNAVAPGEFVMVVRDGVPQLGFQRVPDPTPGKNKVHLDFHAEDREAEVARLVGLGARETGRNNFGPEFEWVVMADPEGNAFCVA, encoded by the coding sequence ATGTCATTGGGCATCGAGATGATCACCTTCGACTGCGTCGATCCCGACGGACTGGCCGCCTGGTGGGCCCAAGCCGCCGGCGGGTCGGTAAACGCCGTCGCCCCTGGAGAATTCGTCATGGTGGTGCGCGACGGTGTACCCCAACTGGGCTTCCAGCGGGTGCCTGATCCGACACCGGGCAAGAACAAGGTGCACCTGGATTTCCACGCCGAGGACCGGGAAGCCGAGGTCGCTCGACTGGTCGGTCTCGGAGCGAGGGAGACCGGCCGGAACAACTTCGGACCCGAGTTCGAATGGGTGGTGATGGCCGATCCGGAGGGCAACGCGTTCTGTGTGGCCTGA
- the purQ gene encoding phosphoribosylformylglycinamidine synthase subunit PurQ, with translation MSPRVGVITFPGTLDDIDAARAVRLAGGEAVSLWHADVDLKGVDAVIVPGGFSYGDYLRAGAIAKFAQVMGEVIAGAERGMPVLGICNGFQVLCEAGLLPGALTRNAGLHFICRDTWLQVTATTTAWTTRYEQGADLLVPLKSGEGRYVAEARVLDELEGEGRVVFRYRENLNGSMRDIAGISSANGRVVGLMPHPEHATEALTGPSDDGLGIFYSALDAVLVS, from the coding sequence ATGAGCCCGCGAGTGGGTGTCATCACATTTCCGGGGACGCTGGACGACATCGACGCCGCCCGCGCGGTCCGGCTGGCCGGCGGCGAGGCGGTCAGCCTGTGGCACGCCGACGTCGACCTCAAAGGCGTCGACGCGGTGATCGTTCCCGGCGGCTTCTCCTACGGCGACTACCTGCGTGCCGGCGCGATCGCCAAGTTCGCGCAGGTGATGGGCGAGGTCATTGCCGGCGCCGAGCGCGGCATGCCCGTGCTCGGGATCTGCAACGGGTTCCAGGTGCTCTGCGAGGCCGGGCTGCTGCCCGGCGCGCTGACCCGCAACGCCGGCCTGCACTTCATCTGCCGAGACACCTGGCTGCAGGTGACCGCGACGACGACGGCGTGGACGACGCGCTATGAGCAGGGCGCCGACCTGCTGGTGCCGCTGAAATCCGGTGAGGGCCGCTACGTCGCCGAGGCGCGGGTGCTCGACGAACTCGAGGGCGAAGGCCGCGTGGTGTTCCGTTACCGGGAGAACCTCAACGGCTCGATGCGCGACATCGCCGGCATCAGCTCGGCCAACGGACGCGTCGTGGGCCTGATGCCGCATCCCGAGCACGCCACCGAAGCGCTGACCGGCCCTTCCGACGACGGCCTGGGAATCTTCTACTCGGCGCTGGACGCGGTTTTGGTGTCCTGA
- a CDS encoding S9 family peptidase, giving the protein MKAPVAKRVAHRREHHGDVFVDHYEWLRDKANQDVVDYLEAENAYTEHVTAELAPLRQQIFDEIKARTKETDLSVATRRGDWWYYGRSFQGKQYGVQCRCPVRDFDDWTPPQFDEDTEIPGEQILLDENVEAEGHDFFSLGAAGVSIDGNILAYSVDVKGDERYTLRFKDLRTGQRYPDEIAGVGAGVTWAADNATVYYVTVDDAWRPDTVWRHRLGSEQPDERVYHEPDERFWIGVGRTRSNKYIIIAAGSAVTSELRYGPADDPQAQFQTIWERRESVEYSVDHAVVGGQDRFLILHNDGAENFTLVDAPVDDPTAARTLIEHRDDVRLDAVDAFDGHLVVSFRSEALPRIALWPIDGAGYGTMTDITFDSELMSVGLSANPNWSAPKLRIGATSFVTPVRIYDMDLATGERTLLREQPVLGDYRPQDYVERRDWALAEDGARVPVSIVHRADLQFPAPTLLYGYGAYESCEDPRFSIARLSLLDRGMVFAVAHVRGGGELGRPWYEHGKLLEKRNTFTDFIAVGRHLVDAGVTQPDTLAAYGGSAGGLLVGAVTNMAPELFAGVLAAVPFVDPLTTILDPSLPLTVTEWDEWGNPLEDPEVYRYMKSYSPYENVDGSDYPAILAMTSLNDTRVYYVEPAKWVAALRHAQRNPDTDGAKVLLKTEMNAGHGGISGRYERWKETAFQYAWLLDVAKVGRSES; this is encoded by the coding sequence ATGAAAGCCCCCGTCGCAAAACGCGTCGCTCACCGTCGCGAACACCACGGGGACGTCTTTGTCGACCATTACGAGTGGTTGCGCGACAAGGCCAATCAGGACGTCGTCGACTACCTCGAGGCCGAGAACGCCTACACCGAGCACGTCACCGCTGAGCTGGCCCCACTGCGGCAGCAGATCTTCGACGAGATCAAGGCCCGCACCAAGGAAACCGACCTTTCGGTGGCCACCCGTCGCGGCGACTGGTGGTACTACGGCCGCAGCTTCCAGGGTAAACAGTATGGCGTGCAATGCCGTTGCCCGGTCCGCGACTTCGACGACTGGACACCACCACAGTTCGACGAGGACACCGAGATCCCCGGCGAGCAAATACTTCTCGACGAAAATGTCGAGGCAGAAGGGCACGACTTCTTCTCCCTCGGCGCGGCCGGTGTCAGCATCGACGGCAACATCCTGGCCTATTCGGTCGACGTCAAAGGCGACGAGCGCTACACCTTGCGTTTCAAGGATCTGCGCACCGGGCAGCGGTATCCCGACGAGATCGCCGGCGTCGGCGCCGGCGTGACGTGGGCGGCCGACAACGCAACCGTCTACTACGTCACCGTCGACGATGCGTGGCGTCCCGACACCGTGTGGCGGCACCGGCTGGGCTCCGAGCAGCCCGACGAACGCGTCTACCACGAACCCGACGAACGGTTCTGGATCGGCGTCGGCCGCACCCGCAGCAACAAGTACATCATCATCGCCGCCGGCAGCGCGGTGACCTCGGAGTTGCGCTATGGCCCTGCCGACGACCCGCAGGCACAGTTCCAAACCATCTGGGAGCGGCGCGAATCCGTCGAGTACTCGGTGGATCACGCTGTGGTGGGCGGGCAGGACCGGTTCCTCATCCTGCACAACGACGGTGCCGAGAACTTCACCCTGGTCGATGCGCCGGTCGACGACCCCACCGCAGCGCGGACCCTGATCGAACACCGCGACGACGTTCGCTTGGACGCGGTGGATGCGTTCGACGGCCACCTTGTGGTCAGCTTCCGTAGTGAGGCGCTGCCCCGCATCGCACTGTGGCCGATCGACGGCGCCGGCTACGGCACGATGACCGACATCACCTTCGACTCTGAACTGATGTCGGTCGGTCTGTCGGCCAACCCGAACTGGAGCGCGCCGAAGCTGCGTATCGGTGCGACATCGTTCGTCACACCGGTGCGCATCTACGACATGGATCTGGCCACCGGCGAGCGCACCCTGCTGCGCGAGCAACCGGTCCTCGGCGACTATCGACCGCAGGACTACGTCGAGCGCCGCGACTGGGCTCTGGCCGAAGATGGTGCCCGGGTACCGGTTTCGATCGTGCACCGCGCCGACCTCCAGTTCCCGGCCCCGACACTGCTCTACGGCTACGGCGCCTACGAATCGTGCGAGGATCCGCGCTTCTCGATTGCCCGGCTGTCGCTGCTCGACCGCGGCATGGTTTTCGCCGTCGCGCACGTGCGCGGCGGCGGCGAACTCGGCCGGCCCTGGTACGAGCACGGAAAGTTGTTGGAGAAGCGCAACACGTTCACCGACTTCATCGCCGTCGGACGCCATCTCGTCGACGCCGGTGTCACGCAGCCCGACACGTTGGCGGCCTACGGTGGCAGCGCCGGCGGGCTGCTCGTGGGAGCGGTGACCAACATGGCCCCGGAGCTCTTCGCGGGGGTGCTGGCCGCGGTGCCCTTCGTTGACCCTCTGACCACCATCCTGGATCCGTCGCTACCGCTGACCGTCACCGAATGGGACGAATGGGGCAACCCGCTGGAAGACCCCGAGGTCTACCGTTACATGAAGTCCTACTCGCCCTACGAGAACGTCGACGGAAGCGACTATCCCGCAATTCTGGCGATGACCTCGCTCAACGACACCCGGGTGTACTACGTTGAGCCGGCCAAATGGGTTGCCGCACTGCGTCACGCCCAGCGTAACCCGGACACCGACGGCGCCAAGGTGCTGCTCAAGACCGAGATGAACGCCGGCCACGGCGGAATCAGCGGTCGCTACGAGCGTTGGAAGGAGACCGCGTTCCAGTACGCGTGGCTGCTCGACGTCGCCAAGGTCGGCCGCAGCGAAAGCTGA
- the purS gene encoding phosphoribosylformylglycinamidine synthase subunit PurS, producing the protein MATVVVHVMPKAEILDPQGQAIVGALKRLGFEGISDVRQGKRFELEVDGDLGDDQLAEIAESLLANTVIEDWTITREGGDG; encoded by the coding sequence GTGGCAACAGTGGTGGTACACGTCATGCCCAAAGCCGAGATTCTCGATCCGCAGGGGCAGGCAATCGTCGGTGCGCTCAAGCGGCTGGGTTTCGAAGGCATCTCAGATGTCCGGCAGGGCAAGCGTTTTGAACTCGAAGTCGACGGTGACCTCGGCGACGACCAGCTGGCGGAGATCGCCGAGTCGCTGCTGGCGAACACCGTGATCGAGGACTGGACCATCACCCGCGAAGGGGGCGACGGATGA
- a CDS encoding phosphoribosylaminoimidazolesuccinocarboxamide synthase, protein MRPDLSDYQHLASGKVRELYRIDDGHLLFVATDRISAYDHILGSEIPDKGRILTAMSVFFFDLLGVPNHLAGPPDDERIPVTVLGRALVVEQLEMLPVEAVARGYLTGSGLLDYQQTGRLCGIELPAGLVEASRFAEPLFTPATKADLGDHDVNITFDDVVGLIGRQRAEELRDHTLRIYSAGAQHALTKGIIVADTKFEFGVGANGELTLADEVFTPDSSRYWRAEDYCEGAVQNSFDKQFVRNWLTGPDSGWDRAGDQPPPALPADIVDATRARYIEAYERISGQRFDDWIGDPA, encoded by the coding sequence ATGCGTCCCGATCTGTCCGACTACCAACATCTGGCCAGCGGCAAGGTTCGAGAGCTCTACCGCATCGACGACGGGCACCTGTTGTTCGTCGCGACTGACCGGATCTCGGCCTACGACCACATCCTCGGATCCGAGATCCCGGACAAGGGTCGCATCCTCACCGCGATGAGCGTGTTCTTCTTCGACCTGCTCGGTGTACCCAACCACCTGGCCGGCCCGCCCGACGACGAGCGCATCCCGGTCACCGTGCTGGGCCGGGCGTTGGTGGTCGAACAGCTGGAGATGCTTCCGGTGGAGGCGGTGGCCCGCGGCTACCTGACCGGTTCCGGCCTGCTCGATTATCAGCAGACCGGCCGACTCTGCGGCATCGAACTGCCCGCCGGTCTGGTCGAAGCCAGCAGGTTCGCCGAACCGCTGTTCACCCCGGCCACCAAGGCCGACCTGGGTGACCACGACGTCAACATCACCTTCGACGACGTCGTCGGCCTGATCGGCCGTCAGCGCGCTGAAGAGCTGCGCGATCACACCCTGCGCATCTACTCGGCAGGCGCCCAGCATGCGCTCACCAAGGGCATCATCGTCGCCGACACCAAGTTCGAATTCGGCGTCGGCGCCAACGGTGAACTCACACTGGCCGACGAAGTGTTCACTCCCGACTCGTCGCGGTACTGGCGCGCCGAGGACTACTGCGAAGGTGCCGTGCAGAACAGCTTCGACAAGCAGTTCGTCCGCAACTGGTTGACGGGTCCGGATTCCGGGTGGGACCGTGCCGGCGATCAACCCCCGCCTGCGCTGCCGGCCGACATCGTCGATGCCACCAGAGCCCGCTACATCGAAGCCTACGAACGAATTTCAGGTCAGAGATTCGACGACTGGATAGGAGATCCGGCATGA